The Bacteroidota bacterium region GTTCAATCAACTTACCTTTGAATTCCTGATAATCATATTCAGCCAGTTTATTTTCAATCAGTTTATACCCTTTATTCTTAGTTGCAGGAGTAGCATAATCTTCGAGATATTCAGCCAGGGTAAGAACGGCGTTGGGGTGGCAATATCTTTTGATAAAGCCGGGGACGGAAAATTCCATAAAATGTTCGCCGGTACGTCCGCGCCGGTAGCAGGCTGTGCAGAAGGAAGGAATATAATTGGCATCCAGCAGTTCGTCCATGATCATGCTGAGTGGCCTGTCGTCATTGATCTGGAACTGTTCATGATCCAGGTCTTGTTTTTTCTCTTCCTTGGTATATCCGTTAATTTCTATGCTTGTACCGCCATCTA contains the following coding sequences:
- a CDS encoding [FeFe] hydrogenase H-cluster radical SAM maturase HydG (in Escherichia coli this enzyme functions in thiamine biosynthesis along with thiFSGI and IscS; with ThiFSG catalyzes the formation of thiazole phosphate from tyrosine, cysteine and 1-deoxy-D-xylulose-5-phosphate; forms a complex with ThiG; contains an iron-sulfur center; in Thermotoga this enzyme has an extra C-terminal domain), which codes for DGGTSIEINGYTKEEKKQDLDHEQFQINDDRPLSMIMDELLDANYIPSFCTACYRRGRTGEHFMEFSVPGFIKRYCHPNAVLTLAEYLEDYATPATKNKGYKLIENKLAEYDYQEFKGKLIERLDLIKKGQRDLYF